A window of the Phragmites australis chromosome 20, lpPhrAust1.1, whole genome shotgun sequence genome harbors these coding sequences:
- the LOC133901873 gene encoding uncharacterized protein LOC133901873 has protein sequence MCCCPSKVCCICTLIVLVLVAVGIVFGFGVYTRGFHKVTSNIHLQGPYAAASPAGSFRTYGHLAGSPPY, from the coding sequence ATGTGCTGCTGCCCGAGCAAGGTGTGCTGCATCTGCACGCTCATCGTGCTGGTGCTCGTCGCCGTCGGCATCGTCTTCGGCTTCGGCGTCTACACCCGCGGCTTCCACAAGGTCACCAGCAACATCCACCTCCAGGGCCCCtacgccgccgccagccccgcCGGGTCCTTCCGCACCTACGGCCACCTCGCCGGGTCGCCGCCGTACTAG
- the LOC133902214 gene encoding uncharacterized protein LOC133902214, with the protein MDRPPERKAKRARDEVEDDAPDFPFEEAAAEAGADGVGEASRRPPGVFQFPWQKCRGGLGVAGGAGWELRDVFFRSLVDGSAAAIGVPGDRLVSPPRSRRALLEGVDAWLAAAADGEVDPVWRSALKAGGPGPASSAAA; encoded by the coding sequence ATGGATCGGCCGCCGGAGCGCAAAGCGAAGCGCGCGAGGGACGAGGTGGAGGACGACGCGCCGGACTTTCCCTTCGAGGAGGCCGCCGCGGAGGCGGGGGCGGACGGCGTCGGCGAGGCGTCGCGGCGGCCGCCGGGGGTGTTCCAGTTCCCGTGGCAGAAGTGCCGCGGCGGGCTCGGCGTGGCGGGCGGCGCGGGCTGGGAGCTGCGGGACGTGTTCTTCCGCTCCCTCGTGGACGGCAGCGCCGCGGCCATCGGCGTGCCGGGGGACCGCCTGGTCTCGCCGCCGCGCAGCAGGCGCGCGCTCCTCGAGGGCGTCGACGCGTGGCTCGCCGCGGCCGCCGACGGCGAGGTGGACCCCGTCTGGCGGTCGGCGCTCAAGGCCGGCGGCCCCGGGCCCGCCTCGTCAGCCGCCGCGTGA
- the LOC133901296 gene encoding uncharacterized protein LOC133901296: MDPQLKLLLDEFKLLGDRFDGVETRIDRVESNLVEKFKPIEEALTTLDAWKPQIASAVEALQLEMGVLRKHIDHVIVDTSVDSAGILAPPEMAGQRPPAGDSAIGLHGHRENSDHREHVFGSVATLTHLPVRGTTQSPTPHSTSGFRPMDSFMHSSFSSSHLGPKLPKMNFPEFDGENPKLWQSRCENYFDMFGVDPSMWIKVASMHLKGVAARWLQSVERRVRTATWSQFCEMVHMRFGRDQHELLLRQLFQIRQTHTVQEYIDKFVALVDQLAAYDSIPDPLYYTTRFVDGLKDEIKSIVMVQRPIDLDTACTLAALQEEVGEGHKRRDYRKPEYSAPYRSSVKNTSLMAPPKLPLAEPPLDK; encoded by the coding sequence ATGGATCCTCAACTGAAGCTCCTCCTCGACGAGTTCAAGCTCCTTGGCGATCGGTTTGACGGAGTCGAAACGCGCATCGATCGGGTCGAGTCCAACTTGGTTGAGAAATTCAAGCCAATCGAAGAAGCGCTCACCACCCTCGACGCCTGGAAGCCGCAAATCGCATCCGCGGTGGAGGCTCTCCAACTCGAGATGGGTGTGCTTCGTAAGCACATCGATCACGTCATCGTCGATACTTCGGTGGATTCCGCGGGCATACTGGCGCCCCCGGAGATGGCCGGCCAGCGCCCACCTGCTGGAGATTCCGCCATCGGCCTTCATGGGCATCGCGAGAACTCCGATCACCGGGAGCATGTGTTTGGGTCAGTCGCTACCCTCACACATCTCCCGGTCAGAGGTACCACACAATCACCAACCCCTCACTCTACTTCGGGTTTTCGCCCCATGGATTCGTTCATGCATTCCTCATTCAGTTCTTCGCACTTGGGACCCAAACTGCCTAAAATGAATTTCCCGGAATTTGACGGCGAGAATCCGAAGTTGTGGCAAAGTCGATGTGAAAATTACTTTGACATGTTTGGCGTTGATCCATCCATGTGGATTAAGGTGGCGTCTATGCATCTTAAGGGTGTTGCGGCTCGTTGGCTGCAATCGGTCGAACGCCGTGTGCGCACAGCAACATGGTCGCAGTTCTGTGAAATGGTTCACATGCGTTTTGGGCGTGATCAGCATGAGCTGCTGCTTCGCCAACTTTTTCAAATTCGACAAACCCATACAGTTCAAGAGTACATTGATAAGTTCGTAGCATTAGTCGATCAACTTGCAGCTTATGACTCCATTCCTGATCCACTTTACTATACCACTAGATTTGTTGATGGCTTAAAAGATGAGATTAAATCTATTGTTATGGTTCAACGACCGATCGATTTGGATACTGCTTGTACTCTTGCTGCATTGCAGGAAGAAGTTGGAGAAGGCCACAAGCGCCGTGATTATCGCAAACCGGAGTACTCTGCTCCTTATCGCTCATCTGTGAAGAATACGTCTCTGATGGCTCCTCCGAAACTTCCACTTGCTGAACCACCGCTTGACAAATGA
- the LOC133901200 gene encoding pentatricopeptide repeat-containing protein At3g24000, mitochondrial, which yields MRKHHKLLLNHFLRRRATRPYTSAAHLATTPAAAAAASGLDALDLLDAGELAPTPRLYHSLITACAQTRSLDDAKTIHAHLAGSRLAGDAFLCNSLIHLYCKCGAVSDARRVFDEMLNRDMVSWTSLIAGYAQNDMSVEAVGLLPGMLRARFKPNGFTFASLLKAAGACAGRGIGEQIHALSVKCNWDEDVYVGSALLDMYARCGQMDMAIAVFDRLDSKNGVSWNVLIAGFARKGDGETTLMTFAEMQRNGFEATHFTYSSVFSAIAGIGVLEQGKWVHAHMIKSGQKLTAFVGNTMLDMYAKSGSMVDARKVFDRMDKKDLVTWNTMLTAFAQYGIGKEAVAHFEEMRKCGIPLNQISFLSILTACSHGGLVKEGKHYFDMMKDYNVEPEIDHYVTFVDLLGRAGLLKGALIFVFKMPMQPTAAVWGALLGACRMHKNAKIGQFAADHVFELDPDDTGPPVLLYNIYASTGQWDAAARVRKMMKATGVKKEPACSWVEIENSVHMFVANDDTHPSAGEIYRMWDKINIKIRKAGYVPNTDYVLLHVDEQEREVKLQYHSEKIALAFALINTPAGAMIRIMKNIRICGDCHSAFKYVSNVFEREIVVRDTNRFHHFSNGSCSCGDYW from the coding sequence atgaGAAAGCACCACAAGCTTCTCTTAAACCACTTTCTCCGTCGCCGAGCCACCAGGCCCTACACCTCGGCCGCCCACCTCGCCACCAcccccgcggcggccgccgccgcctccggcctcGACGCTCTCGATCTCCTGGACGCGGGGGAGCTCGCGCCGACCCCGCGCCTCTACCACTCCCTCATCACCGCCTGCGCGCAAACAAGGAGCCTCGACGATGCAAAGACGATCCACGCGCACCTGGCCGGCTCCCGGCTCGCGGGCGACGCCTTCCTCTGCAACTCGCTCATCCACCTGTACTGCAAGTGCGGCGCCGTCTCGGACGCGCGAAGGGTGTTCGACGAGATGCTGAACCGAGACATGGTCTCTTGGACCTCGCTCATTGCCGGGTACGCGCAGAACGACATGTCGGTCGAGGCAGTTGGGCTGCTCCCCGGCATGCTGAGGGCGCGGTTTAAGCCCAACGGGTTCACGTTTGCCAGCCTCCTCAAGGCGGCCGGTGCCTGTGCTGGCCGTGGCATCGGGGAACAAATACACGCGCTCTCGGTGAAGTGTAACTGGGATGAGGATGTCTATGTTGGCAGTGCACTTCTTGACATGTATGCGCGGTGTGGGCAGATGGACATGGCCATTGCGGTGTTTGACCGGCTTGACTCGAAGAATGGGGTTTCTTGGAACGTGCTGATTGCTGGGTTCGCGAGGAAGGGTGATGGAGAAACAACGTTGATGACGTTTGCAGAGATGCAGAGGAATGGGTTTGAGGCGACACATTTTACGTACTCGAGCGTGTTCTCTGCGATTGCTGGTATAGGTGTTCTTGAGCAAGGGAAGTGGGTGCATGCTCATATGATTAAGTCTGGGCAGAAGTTAACTGCGTTCGTGGGCAACACGATGCTTGACATGTATGCAAAGTCTGGGAGCATGGTCGATGCAAGAAAGGTGTTTGATCGTATGGATAAGAAGGATCTAGTTACTTGGAACACAATGCTCACTGCATTTGCACAATATGGAATTGGAAAGGAAGCGGTTGCTCATTTTGAGGAGATGAGGAAATGTGGCATTCCCCTTAATCAGATCAGCTTCCTTTCCATCTTGACAGCTTGTAGCCATGGAGGCCTGGTGAAGGAAGGCAAGCACTACTTTGACATGATGAAGGACTACAATGTGGAGCCTGAGATTGATCACTATGTTACATTTGTTGATCTTCTTGGCCGAGCCGGTTTGCTGAAGGGAGCTCTGATCTTTGTCTTTAAAATGCCCATGCAACCAACAGCTGCTGTTTGGGGAGCCTTGCTTGGGGCTTGCAGAATGCATAAGAATGCTAAAATAGGGCAATTTGCTGCTGATCATGTCTTTGAACTTGACCCAGATGATACTGGTCCACCTGTGCTGTTGTATAACATATATGCTTCCACAGGGCAATGGGATGCTGCTGCTagagtgaggaagatgatgaagGCAACAGGTGTAAAGAAGGAGCCTGCTTGCAGTTGGGTTGAGATAGAGAATTCAGTGCACATGTTTGTGGCGAATGACGATACACATCCGAGTGCAGGAGAGATATACAGGATGTGGGATAAGATAAACATCAAGATTAGGAAAGCAGGATATGTCCCTAATACGGATTATGTGCTTCTGCACGTTGATGAACAAGAGAGGGAGGTAAAGTTGCAGTACCATAGCGAGAAAATTGCACTTGCATTTGCACTGATCAACACACCTGCTGGGGCAATGATTCGGATCATGAAGAATATTAGGATATGTGGGGATTGCCACTCTGCTTTCAAATATGTCTCTAATGTCTTCGAAAGGGAGATTGTTGTGAGGGACACTAATAGATTCCACCATTTCAGCaatggttcttgttcttgtggAGATTACTGGTGA
- the LOC133901178 gene encoding probable galacturonosyltransferase 4, which yields MSAAARGRRLRGAALLLLLASVLAPLVLYGGSPVSVAPLPDSTAASGAFDREDASNLVWPHVATSEVSLARDLTIERLGEHKNRVLSATDHWQVVDAASRSHASGKSDASVVREEPDSRNADEEDARVISGNDNARLGQNGMIKEVVRTEGNADGFGEPRDIKEAGEQNGKGFGIELPHAIDVELKDGSGEAGKNNISAMHTIGNLNSSSNEESTVHRLSEQSRDATTPREYQTRARNSNAARRATNSSAGQSTSPDATICIIKDQLTRAKTYLGFVASRGNHGLARELRARMRDIQRALGDATSDRQLPQNVHSRISVMEQTLVKVGKIHDSCSGAVNRLRTVLHSTEQQLQSQKRLANYLGQIAAKSLPKGLHCLTLRLTNEYYSTNSKNRDFPYMEKLEDPKLYHYALFSDNVLAAAVVVNSTLVHAKKPENHVFHIVTDRLNYAAMKMWFLANPMGKTAIQVQNIEEFTWLNSSYSPVLKQLESRFMIDYYFRSGHARPDENPKFRNPKYLSILNHLRFYLPEIFPKLNKVLFLDDDTVVQRDLSALWLIDLKGNINGAVETCRETFHRFDKYLNFSNPLIAKNFDPHACGWAYGMNMFDLSEWRKQNITEVYHTWQKLNENRLLWKLGTLPAGLVTFWNHTFPLDRSWHQLGLGYNPNVNEKDIRRASVIHYNGNLKPWLEIGLPKYRKYWSTYVNFVQVFLRECNINP from the exons atgtcggcggcggcgcggggccgGCGGTTGCGCGGGGCCGCGCTGCTGTTGCTCCTCGCCTCGGTGCTCGCGCCTCTCGTGCTCTACGGCGGCTCCCCCGTCTCGGTCGCGCCGCTCCCGGACTCCACCG CGGCGAGCGGCGCGTTCGATCGGGAGGACGCGTCAAATCTGGTGTGGCCGCATGTGGCTACATCTGAGGTGTCTCTGGCCAGAG ATTTGACAATTGAGAGGCTAGGGGAGCACAAGAACCGGGTGCTATCTGCAACTGATCACTGGCAAGTGGTTGACGCAGCGAGTAGGAGCCATGCATCTGGAAAATCAGATGCTAGTGTAGTGAGGGAGGAGCCTGATTCACGGAATGCGGACGAGGAAGATGCACGGGTTATTTCGGGAAATGACAATGCTCGTCTGGGACAGAATGGCATGATCAAGGAAGTTGTCAGAACGGAGGGAAATGCAGATGGATTTGGTGAACCTAGGGATatcaaggaggctggagagCAGAATGGGAAAGGGTTTGGGATAGAGTTGCCGCATGCAATTGATGTGGAGCTCAAGGATGGATCAGGTGAAGCAGGAAAGAATAACATTTCTGCAATGCACACTATTGGAAACCTGAATTCATCTTCTAATGAG GAAAGCACTGTTCATAGATTATCTGAACAATCTAGAGATGCTACTACCCCCAGGGAGTATCAAACAAGGGCGAGGAACAGTAATGCTGCTCGTCGCGCAACGAATAGTAGCGCTGGTCAATCCACATCACCAGACGCAACAATCTGCATCATCAAGGACCAGTTGACAAGAGCAAAGACATATCTTGGATTTGTTGCTTCTAGAGGCAATCATGGCTTGGCAAGGGAGCTCCGTGCACGTATGAGGGATATACAACGAGCACTTGGTGATGCGACCAGTGATCGGCAGCTACCTCAGAA TGTCCACAGCAGAATTAGTGTAATGGAGCAGACACTGGTGAAGGTCGGGAAAATTCATGATAGTTGTTCAGGTGCTGTGAACAGGCTCCGTACAGTCCTTCACTCAACAGAGCAGCAACTCCAGTCTCAAAAAAGACTAGCTAACTATCTAGGACAAATAGCAGCAAAATCTCTACCCAAGGGTCTCCATTGCCTTACGCTGCGGCTTACAAATGAGTATTATTCCACCAACTCAAAGAATAGGGATTTTCCATATATGGAAAAGCTGGAAGACCCCAAACTCTATCACTACGCCTTGTTTTCAGACAATGTATTGGCTGCTGCAGTGGTTGTTAACTCCACTCTTGTTCATGCTAAG AAACCTGAAAACCATGTCTTCCACATTGTCACGGATAGGCTTAACTATGCTGCAATGAAAATGTGGTTCCTGGCTAATCCCATGGGTAAAACTGCTATTCAGGTTCAGAACATTGAAGAGTTCACGTGGTTAAATTCAAGCTACAGTCCTGTTCTGAAGCAGCTAGAATCCCGGTTTATGATTGATTACTACTTCAGAAGTGGGCATGCTAGGCCTGACGAGAATCCCAAGTTTCGGAACCCCAAGTACTTGTCAATTCTCAATCATCTGAGGTTCTATCTCCCTGAGATCTTCCCAAAGCTTAACAAGGTGTTATTTCTAGATGACGATACTGTAGTGCAGCGGGACCTCAGTGCACTTTGGTTGATAGATCTCAAAGGCAATATTAATGGTGCTGTTGAGACCTGTAGAGAGACATTCCATAGGTTTGATAAGTACCTTAACTTCTCAAATCCTCTTATTGCCAAGAACTTTGATCCACATGCATGCGGTTGGGCTTATGGCATGAACATGTTTGATCTGTCTGAGTGGAGAAAGCAAAACATCACTGAGGTCTACCACACCTGGCAGAAGTTG AATGAAAACAGGCTATTATGGAAGCTAGGTACCCTCCCTGCTGGCCTTGTAACTTTCTGGAACCATACGTTCCCTCTTGATCGTTCGTGGCATCAGTTGGGACTTGGGTACAACCCAAATGTCAACGAAAAAGACATCAGGCGGGCGTCTGTGATCCACTACAATGGAAATCTGAAACCCTGGCTTGAGATTGGATTGCCCAAATACCGCAAGTACTGGTCAACGTATGTCAATTTCGTTCAAGTA